One Solanum lycopersicum chromosome 2, SLM_r2.1 genomic region harbors:
- the LOC101244735 gene encoding protein MALE DISCOVERER 2, translating to MVLQAMGGRWNTYGIKLSYLTLLIIILNIRGCCSLNSEGLALLRFRVKVDSDPYGILENWNSDHCDPCLWSGVQCMDGRVQILDLHGYSLKGKLAPELGNLTHLKSLVLSENRLFGAIPKEFGRLRMLEVLDMRDNNLSGRIPAVIGDLQSLRTLLICDNNFEGKIPLEIGRLHLLSDLQFDDYLNSGVVAGTGCINRKFGYCIWHGSLRPCKTIGSFVKPIKGMLAWYFSFFTLFPRFLDAQEDFCSDNLPSTARPHDIHAVEYQANVERRKLAEQSSNLAAAPANGGKPLGPVHPVASSRSSGSFRAVPSTEGAPPPPFTTPSRTPPEHHPPPNPGGHSNGAFKQPIASQSPPGGKSGSTWKYIGIGIGAFLVAIFVFLILICKSKAAQTIRPWKTGLSGQLQKAFITGVPKLNRTELENACEDFSNIVCHQDTFTVYKGTLSSGVEIAVVSTAINSLKDWSKRSELAFRKKIDSLSRINHKNFVNLIGYCEEDEPFTRMMVFEYATNGTLYEHLHDDELEPLDWAARVRAIMGTAYCLEYMHNLNPPLSHSDVNSQSIFFTDDYAAKITELAFWSDIMVKSKSSSSDLENSELPPLSDPETNVYNFGILLLEVISGKSPYTERDSLLSWAEQCINDRQNLKSLVDPKLKSFKNNELTVMCEVMRECVGEDSRKRPTIKEVIKKLREAIDISPDAAVPRLSPLWWAELEILSSEAA from the exons ATGGTTCTGCAAGCCATGGGGGGCAGATGGAACACTTATGGAATCAAATTGTCGTATCTCACtcttttgattatcattttgAATATTCGCGGTTGTTGTTCTCTTAATTCGGAAG GATTGGCATTATTGAGATTCCGCGTGAAAGTGGATTCTGATCCATATGGCATTCTTGAAAACTGGAATTCAGATCATTGTGACCCGTGCTTGTGGTCTGGTGTCCAGTGTATGGACGGTAGAGTGCAAATACT GGACCTTCATGGATATTCGTTGAAAGGAAAACTCGCACCAGAACTTGGAAATCTCACTCACTTAAAATCACT TGTGCTTTCTGAAAACCGTCTTTTTGGTGCTATTCCTAAAGAATTTGGACGACTCAGAATGCTGGAAGTGCTTGACATGAGAGATAACAATTTGAGTGGAAGAATTCCAGCAGTAATAGGAGATTTGCAATCACTTAGAACCTT GTTGATTTGTGACAATAACTTCGAAGGGAAGATCCCTTTGGAGATCGGGAGGCTTCACCTTCTCTCAGACTTGCAATTTGATGATTACCTCAACTCTGGTGTTGTTGCCGGAACTGGCTGCATAAATAGGAAATTTGGGTATTG CATCTGGCATGGCAGTTTGAGGCCATGTAAGACTATAGGCTCCTTTGTCAAGCCAATTAAAGGGATGCTAGCATggtattttagttttttcacACT GTTCCCGCGTTTTTTGGATGCTCAGGAAGACTTCTGCTCTGACAACCTACCAA GTACAGCTAGGCCTCACGATATCCACGCTGTAGAGTATCAAGCAAATGTTGAACGCCGTAAGTTAGCTGAACAATCCAGTAACTTAGCTGCTGCTCCTGCTAATGGAGGAAAACCGTTGGGACCTGTTCATCCTGTTGCAAGCAGCAGAAGTAGTGGTTCATTTCGTGCTGTGCCAAGTACTGAAGGagctcctcctcctcctttcACTACACCATCACGCACCCCACCTGAACATCACCCGCCTCCAAATCCCGGGGGACACTCTAATGGTGCTTTTAAACAGCCAATTGCTAGTCAATCCCCACCTGGTGGAAAGTCTGGAAGTACATGGAAGTATATAGGAATTGGCATTGGGGCTTTTCTGGTTGCTATTTTTGTGTTCCTGATTCTCATCTGCAAGAGCAAAGCTGCACAAACAATACGCCCTTGGAAGACTGGATTGAGTGGCCAGTTACAAAAAGCATTTATTACAG GGGTCCCAAAACTAAACAGGACGGAGCTTGAAAATGCATGTGAGGATTTTAGCAACATAGTTTGTCATCAAGATACATTTACAGTCTACAAAGGAACTCTATCCAGTGGAGTAGAGATTGCTGTTGTGTCAACTGCTATAAATTCTTTGAAAGATTGGTCCAAGCGTTCTGAATTGGCTTTCAGGAAGAAG ATCGATTCACTCTCAAGGATAAACCACAAGAATTTTGTTAATCTAATTGGATATTGTGAGGAAGATGAACCTTTCACAAGGATGATGGTCTTTGAGTATGCAACAAACGGAACACTTTACGAGCATCTGCATG ATGATGAACTTGAACCTCTTGACTGGGCTGCAAGGGTACGAGCTATAATGGGAACAGCATACTGTCTCGAGTACATGCACAATTTGAATCCTCCTCTATCCCATTCGGATGTGAATTCACAGTCCATATTTTTTACAGACGATTATGCTGCTAAG ATTACAGAGCTTGCTTTCTGGTCAGATATAATGGTGAAGTCGAAGTCCTCAAGTAGTGATCTAGAGAACTCTGAGCTACCACCACTTTCTGATCCTGAAACAAACGTCTATAATTTTGGGATTTTGTTGCTGGAAGTAATTTCTGGAAAATCACCTTACACGGAACGAGATTCTCTTCTGAGCTGG GCGGAGCAATGCATCAACGACAGACAGAATTTGAAGAGCTTAGTTGATCCAAAATTGAAATCGTTCAAGAATAATGAGCTTACGGTTATGTGTGAGGTAATGAGAGAATGTGTTGGAGAAGATTCAAGGAAGAGACCAACAATAAAAGAAGTGATTAAAAAGCTAAGGGAAGCGATTGATATCTCCCCTGATGCTGCAGTTCCAAGGCTGTCTCCTCTCTGGTGGGCTGAACTTGAGATTCTATCGTCCGAGGCAGCTTAA